GTTTTGAGTGTAATTGTGATACTAGTTGTCACTATTACGGGAAATGTAGTtgctgtccctggtgttgtgcTGGATGTAGTGGTAGTAGACAGTGCGTTACATGTACGTCGTTGAACATGGACAGCATACGTCTCAGCTCAGATTACAATTGCGATCCTTCTATATGTGCAAATCAATGTAAAAAGTGCAGCAACCGCAGATGTGAATGTCCGTGTCCATGCTGTGCAGGTAAAAATACAGGCATACTTCCTGCCGACTGCAATAGCCATACTCCCAGTGCACGCGCCATTTCCGTTTTTTCGGCTCAATCCAGTGCTAGGTCTCACACAGAAGATGTCACTGCTACCATCGCcaccccttacatcatcgccttCATTTTAATCCTTATAATTATCATAGGTGTCATGACCATCTTCCGCAttcggccgttccacaaaGTCCGCGATTATTGTGCCCGCAAAATGTATGGCTTACATCGCAACCTATAATCAACTCTAACAATTTCAATTATCGCACTTAGCTTATGGTGTCAGACATTAACGGCACAAAGCTTCTTTAATGATGTGTTATTAAATGTTTAATGATCATGCACTGTCAGGTTATTAGCGAGACGTTTCAAAATTTTACCGATATGCAATAGAACAAGTCTTTAAAAATCGAACGATATCAATTGAGGTGACCTGTTGTACGCCCTTCTCGAAAGCctcgacacgctccgcatCCGCTTGCACAGAATATCGTCCCTCCACCCGCAATCTAATCTTGGCCGTTATGTTACTCATGACCGTGACCGTGCCTCCAATCGCCACCTTGATCTTGATCGATACCCTGACGATGTCCCTGCCTAGACACACAGCCCACCTAACATCAAACCAACTGCCTCCCCGACCTCTCCACTTTCACCCTTAACCCTCACATTAGTTGCTGCATTGTCACCACGCTCCACCCCCTCACTCCAGCATGGCTGCCTTGGCTTGTCGCCTTCCCTCCTCAGGTGAGTGGTACGTCTATAGGATTCGTGTGATGGGTCATGGACTTTGCAATATGGTTTAGATGTGTTATTGTCTCAATATGATGCGTACTGTTGTCACTCTGCGGTTCACTTCATAGCCTTTCCACCCAGTGCACTTAGTAGTCTGCCATGCTGTATTAAGCAGTGTCACCTTAGAGGTGTGATCACTCAAGTGTTTCCCAGTTCACATAGTCCTGGAGGCTGGACGTGGAGTTTTGTAAGGGTGGATGAGTGGGTGATTAGAAGGGGACAGGATGGCGGCTAAGCGTACTTCGTCGGTCACGGAACACGGTGTCAAGTTAGAGACTCTCAAGGATTGTCTCCAGTTCTTGGAGTGGTTGCGAGATACTAAACGGAGTGGTGCGAGAACGCAGTTGGCTGGTCGACTGGCGAGGCTTCTAAACAATAAGTATAATAATGTTGACCGACAGCGCATTGAAGACGCACTGTTCCAATTCCTTAATGAAGTGTCAAAATTTCATCACAAGCTATGCAAAAAAGCGGATCAGGGCACACATAAACCTCAAACCACTAAACCTGCCCTGAACGCTCTCCTAGAGTGCATTCCAAAGGTGCTTGCCGTGATGTACTACTTGCGGTATCATGTTGATAAAGGTTTCGCAGCTATGGGAGGCGGTGATTGGGCTGATGACATGATTGGGCAAGTTGAAATGTTGGCTAGGGTTATGCCGTCGGGTTCACTTATGAAACATGCCACTAATATTGAAAAATATCTCATTACACCAAACGGCGATAAGTACGGTGTTATCCCTGGAGGATTTGAGCCAAGCGATCTGAAGCCAAATACTGGGGGTGGATATTCCGTCGGTTCTGCAATGGCAGCTGACCTTGGAAATCTGCTGGACAAGAATCGTTATAAGGAAAATCTATTCCTCGACGTTTATTCTACTACGGTAGTTGGTAATAAGGGAACGGACACTCCGAACATCGCCAACGCCCTCCGGTTGGTGCGCGATTTTTGCAGAATATTTGCGGAAGTGGAGGATGAGGATGATTTTAAAAGTCATTTATATACGAAAGAAAAATGCATCAATTATAATCAATTAAAATCACATTGTGCCCAACTGAAAGACCCTCTTGAAAAGATTTTTAAAGGCGAGCGGTTTTCCTTTACAGGGTACGGACGCCTATTCAAAGACCTTAATAAACAAAATGTTGCTAAAAAAATGGCGAGTTGGTTTAGAACAAATTTGGATGATGTACTGAGTAAATTGACGCTAATTAAATCCATTAGTAGCCTAAAAGGTATTAATAGTAGATCTTTTCAGAAAGGTAAAATCTCGTCTGTTGAACACGCCAAAGCTCTTGCCAACTATTTCAATGAAAACTTCTTCCGctacggattcacgtttTATGGCCACGACTTTAACAAATGGAGCAATACGTATGAGGTTTTGAAAACGGATTGGGATGGTGTAATTGGTGTGATGAAAGATAAAAGTGAAGGCCTGGAAGAGCTGGTGCAAATTTTGAATGGCGAAGTATGCAAACTACAGGATAGAGAAGAAACACAAAAAGGAAAAGAACAAGGAACAGAAGATAAAAATGAAGATGAAAAGGATGAGGATGAGGAGTCCGAGGATGAAGAGGATGCACCGTTGGATGATAAAGACAGTCCGCCCGTCAAAACCGAAGCCACTAAAACCGAGGCCGCCAAGCCTACTGCACCTAAAGTCGATGGGACTCCAAACCAGGGCACGAAAGCTGAGGGCGCACAGAACcaaggcaagaaagcggagggagcacagaaccagggcaagaagacGGAGGGAGGGCAAAATCAAAATAACGGTTATAGTGAAGAAAAGCCTGGGAGTTCACTAGTTGCGCAGACACCACAACCTCATACTTCAAGTGTTCAAAATCCAGACCCTGGATCATCTGGTGCCCCTAGTACCGGTGGTGGTCAGGGCCAAGATGGGCAGGCAGGTTATGATGTTTCTGGTCAACCAAGTCATCACGTGGCTCAGGCAGGTGCAGGTGACACTAATGCAGCGTCTGATACGGATTCTGTTTCAGGTGGCGGTGCAGCTGGAAGGGCTAAGGGGGCAGGTGATACAAGGATAGTGTATCCCGAACTCGACGAGCGATTGAAGGTATACAAGACAATATTGAAAGAAAAAAGAGACAGAGATGAGAAAAATATTGAAACCATACTGAATAAATTTAATGAAAATTTAGAACAGATTGAACAAAAGAAAATACAACAACAGATGGAAAACAATTTACAAAGACAGTTATTTGCAAATCTACGATCCGCCGATCTACACCGAAACCAAAATGTCCCTGGTTACACCGGAGGCCGTGTTGATAGTGGTCGTAATTACTATGATCCGAGAGGGAATCAAGGCAGGCGAGAGATGCAGCCCATTTCTGCTCTGGATGGACATGTGGCTGTGAACCCACCGCCTGATCCAAACTTTTCTTCGTCCTCTATTCCTGTATCTTCTGCGATTGGTCATCCTTTGCCAGATAGACTTCGAGCATCTCGGCTAAATGAGGATCTTGTAAAAACCAACGAGGCTCGAAGACGGATATATGCGCGAAATGAATTTCAACGCCGTAATTCTGAATTTATTGGAGCGCCAGCGACTGACTCTAGGGGTATACCAAAGTCAATTCCTCGGAAGGTTTTAGACTATAATGGCATACCAACAGGTAATGCTATTAACCAACCAGCGTCTCCGGTTGAAACTGCGAAACATGCAACCAATCGTATACCTTTCACGGACGTTCCGGAGGTTATATCTCAGTCTATACCGGATCCAAACCGGCGAAACCACCTGCCGCCTCTTCCACCCTACGCTAATCGTGAACCTTTAGCCGCTACAACTAAACCTAACCCTATTACCAACCTCCAAATTGAAGATCAAACGGTTGCCCACATACCGGACGTCTTAGGCGCTGCACTTGCAGATCCACTGAGGACAATTCCACAAGTCAAAATACCAGCGGACATTCGCAATGTATATCCGTCAGTGTTACAGTTTACCGGTGTACCAATTCCTTACCCTAAAAAGGATTCTCCCGCCCCACCACTCCCAAACGCCAAACTACCTAAAATGTCAGCTGTCGCTACTACAACCAAAATCCCACACGAAGTAATTCCAGTGTTTCTTGGAGACTTCAATCCGTTGGTTTCTGAAGCTTCAGGGCAGCACATTTCGGACCCCAACCTTGGACGTCGCATGCCACCGTTGCCAACCTCGAAACCCACTGTGCAACAGGATCACACTTCAATTAAGTCCCCAATCACACCCGCACTGGGCAACCATGACATGGATAGCTTAACAAACATCACCATTAGCGATATCGAAAGTACACCAAAGACCGTTGCACAAGTTTCGCCATGGTATGCGATGGCAGCAGGCTACCCACTAAATCCGCCCAAAACTTTGAGTAAATCAGCCATTCATCTACTTccggcgccgataccgtcAATGAATCCTATTCGTATGAAGCCAACAGGCATTGGCATGCCTGAATATAAGCATCCTCCCCTCATTCCCCACGCCCCTGTTATCACCGACACATTTGATGACCCATCAATGGACAAATTCTTGTCGGCCCCCAGCATCAGTATGACGC
This genomic stretch from Babesia bigemina genome assembly Bbig001, chromosome : III harbors:
- a CDS encoding Ribosome-binding protein 1, producing the protein MAAKRTSSVTEHGVKLETLKDCLQFLEWLRDTKRSGARTQLAGRLARLLNNKYNNVDRQRIEDALFQFLNEVSKFHHKLCKKADQGTHKPQTTKPALNALLECIPKVLAVMYYLRYHVDKGFAAMGGGDWADDMIGQVEMLARVMPSGSLMKHATNIEKYLITPNGDKYGVIPGGFEPSDLKPNTGGGYSVGSAMAADLGNLLDKNRYKENLFLDVYSTTVVGNKGTDTPNIANALRLVRDFCRIFAEVEDEDDFKSHLYTKEKCINYNQLKSHCAQLKDPLEKIFKGERFSFTGYGRLFKDLNKQNVAKKMASWFRTNLDDVLSKLTLIKSISSLKGINSRSFQKGKISSVEHAKALANYFNENFFRYGFTFYGHDFNKWSNTYEVLKTDWDGVIGVMKDKSEGLEELVQILNGEVCKLQDREETQKGKEQGTEDKNEDEKDEDEESEDEEDAPLDDKDSPPVKTEATKTEAAKPTAPKVDGTPNQGTKAEGAQNQGKKAEGAQNQGKKTEGGQNQNNGYSEEKPGSSLVAQTPQPHTSSVQNPDPGSSGAPSTGGGQGQDGQAGYDVSGQPSHHVAQAGAGDTNAASDTDSVSGGGAAGRAKGAGDTRIVYPELDERLKVYKTILKEKRDRDEKNIETILNKFNENLEQIEQKKIQQQMENNLQRQLFANLRSADLHRNQNVPGYTGGRVDSGRNYYDPRGNQGRREMQPISALDGHVAVNPPPDPNFSSSSIPVSSAIGHPLPDRLRASRLNEDLVKTNEARRRIYARNEFQRRNSEFIGAPATDSRGIPKSIPRKVLDYNGIPTGNAINQPASPVETAKHATNRIPFTDVPEVISQSIPDPNRRNHLPPLPPYANREPLAATTKPNPITNLQIEDQTVAHIPDVLGAALADPLRTIPQVKIPADIRNVYPSVLQFTGVPIPYPKKDSPAPPLPNAKLPKMSAVATTTKIPHEVIPVFLGDFNPLVSEASGQHISDPNLGRRMPPLPTSKPTVQQDHTSIKSPITPALGNHDMDSLTNITISDIESTPKTVAQVSPWYAMAAGYPLNPPKTLSKSAIHLLPAPIPSMNPIRMKPTGIGMPEYKHPPLIPHAPVITDTFDDPSMDKFLSAPSISMTLPLRSDVDIPAVQHITPPTPPMPDFNGTIVPDSNLDSNIPKVYLEHPPPIRFEMEKAYKQRKTSDPFEIDIHVPKLKLPDNDLDFELDFDDDSTHIETETLRDPVYPPFPAVSFNIAPPDVEQSMPPPQDFDPEKIHRPELKMCISSWTTSTPTPDSTDIPETELLPAQAPRTVREMLTWLAGLRNEKHHGTLRQCINKAFSGLYSDPSQLALSINGSYVRPTDVFDILQLTAMFAASVLTSIAPKWRANASSKTVKPNSSTQSDEPDCCTLLCQLRDYAYAAHHQLEFLKAQCNRGKSHGGWKHHHYGSETKKPSSLQAFLTDGWDSDFETHPFDPCNLCHKSRVRMGFKHKDLFRTSQLGSVISTILTPSCGGEEHDARLDTMVIIAISSNVLPHDMLCSRDYSEY